Proteins encoded together in one Pseudomonas sp. TCU-HL1 window:
- the aotP gene encoding arginine/ornithine transport ATP-binding protein AotP — translation MYKLEVQDLHKRYGTHEVLKGVSLAAKAGDVISIIGSSGSGKSTFLRCINMLEQPHGGKILLNGEELKLVANRDGGLKAADPKQLQRMRSRLAMVFQHFNLWSHMSALENVIEAPVHVLGVPKKEAIEKAEHYLAKVGVAHRKDAYPAHMSGGEQQRVAIARALAMEPEVMLFDEPTSALDPELVGEVLKVMKDLAVEGRTMVVVTHEMGFAREVSNQLVFLHKGLVEERGCPKEVLANPQSDRLKQFLSGSLK, via the coding sequence ATGTACAAACTGGAAGTCCAAGACCTGCACAAGCGCTATGGCACCCACGAAGTGCTCAAGGGTGTGTCCCTGGCGGCCAAGGCCGGCGACGTCATCAGCATCATCGGCTCGAGCGGCTCGGGCAAGAGCACCTTCCTGCGCTGCATCAACATGCTGGAGCAGCCTCACGGCGGCAAGATCCTCCTTAATGGCGAGGAGCTGAAACTGGTCGCCAACAGGGACGGGGGGCTCAAGGCAGCTGATCCGAAGCAATTGCAGCGCATGCGTTCGCGTCTTGCGATGGTGTTCCAGCACTTCAATCTCTGGTCGCACATGAGCGCCCTGGAAAACGTGATCGAGGCGCCCGTGCATGTGCTCGGCGTGCCGAAGAAGGAAGCCATCGAAAAGGCCGAGCATTACCTGGCCAAGGTGGGCGTGGCCCATCGCAAGGACGCCTACCCGGCGCACATGTCCGGTGGCGAACAGCAGCGCGTGGCCATCGCCCGTGCCCTGGCCATGGAACCGGAGGTGATGCTGTTCGACGAGCCCACCTCGGCCCTTGACCCGGAGTTGGTGGGTGAAGTGCTCAAGGTCATGAAGGACCTGGCCGTAGAAGGCCGCACCATGGTGGTGGTGACCCACGAAATGGGCTTCGCCCGCGAGGTGTCCAACCAGTTGGTGTTCCTGCACAAGGGCTTGGTGGAAGAGCGTGGTTGTCCGAAGGAAGTGCTGGCCAACCCGCAATCCGATCGCCTCAAGCAATTCCTTTCCGGCAGCCTGAAGTGA
- a CDS encoding ABC transporter permease, with protein MLNGYGSTILEGAWLTLLLALSSITMAAVLGLVGAAFRLSPIKWLSLLGETYATVIRGIPDLVLILLIFYGGQQVVNVVAPMVGYEDYIDLDPFWSGVFTLGFIFGAYLSETFRGAFMAIPKGQGEAGLAYGMSGTKVFFRILVPQMIRLAIPGFTNNWLVMTKATALISVVGLQDMMFKAKSAADATREPFTFYLAVAALYLVLTSVSLLALRYMERRYSAGIKAAEL; from the coding sequence ATGCTCAACGGCTACGGCTCGACCATTCTCGAGGGTGCCTGGCTCACCTTATTGCTGGCCTTGTCTTCCATAACCATGGCAGCGGTGCTCGGCCTGGTCGGTGCAGCTTTCCGACTTTCCCCGATCAAGTGGTTATCCCTGCTGGGCGAGACCTATGCCACAGTGATCCGCGGCATCCCTGACCTGGTGCTGATCCTGCTGATCTTCTATGGCGGTCAGCAGGTGGTGAACGTCGTGGCGCCCATGGTCGGCTACGAGGACTACATCGACCTCGACCCGTTCTGGTCCGGCGTGTTCACGCTTGGCTTCATCTTTGGCGCCTACCTCTCGGAAACCTTCCGTGGTGCCTTCATGGCCATCCCGAAAGGGCAGGGCGAGGCTGGCCTGGCCTATGGCATGAGCGGGACCAAGGTGTTCTTTCGCATCCTGGTGCCGCAGATGATCCGCCTGGCGATTCCCGGCTTCACCAATAACTGGCTGGTGATGACCAAGGCCACCGCGCTGATCTCGGTGGTCGGCCTGCAGGACATGATGTTCAAGGCCAAGAGCGCAGCGGATGCGACCCGTGAACCCTTCACCTTCTATCTTGCGGTAGCTGCCCTGTACCTCGTGCTGACCAGCGTTTCCCTGCTGGCGCTGCGTTACATGGAGCGTCGCTATTCGGCAGGCATCAAGGCGGCTGAACTATGA
- a CDS encoding succinylglutamate desuccinylase/aspartoacylase family protein, with amino-acid sequence MQRIDHELPWGCLGTRRQLSVFRFGSGGRKAYIQASLHADELPGMRVAVELKRRLGELEEQGRLAGLIELVPVANPIGLGQLLQANQQGRFEFGSGKNFNRDFLDLASLVAGSVEGRLGTDGNANVVLIRQAMHDAFSALPAAGSELAGLQRLLLQHACDADLVLDLHCDFEAAVHLYCLPQHWSELRPLAARLEAGAVLTAEDSGGSSFDESCSLPWLRLAQRFPEASIPPACMATTVELGSMVDTDKPLAEARAEAILAFLAGQGLISGEWPAAPDACCEATPFEGAEYLYAPHSGVVSFLQPAGAKVRAGDPVFEVIDPLEDRHALVCASVDGVLFARERMRFAQPGLWLAKVAGREPIRQGRLLSD; translated from the coding sequence ATGCAACGTATCGACCATGAATTGCCCTGGGGGTGCCTGGGGACCCGCCGCCAACTGAGTGTCTTTCGCTTTGGCAGTGGCGGGCGCAAGGCGTATATCCAGGCCTCGCTGCATGCCGATGAACTGCCGGGTATGCGCGTGGCGGTGGAGCTCAAGCGCCGTCTCGGAGAGCTGGAAGAGCAGGGCCGTCTGGCCGGCCTGATTGAGCTGGTGCCGGTGGCCAACCCCATCGGTCTCGGCCAGCTGTTGCAGGCGAACCAGCAGGGGCGTTTCGAGTTCGGCAGCGGCAAGAACTTCAACCGCGATTTCCTCGATCTGGCCAGCCTGGTGGCGGGCTCGGTGGAGGGGCGCCTGGGTACGGATGGAAACGCGAACGTGGTGCTGATCCGTCAAGCGATGCACGACGCCTTCTCCGCACTGCCTGCGGCGGGCTCCGAGCTGGCAGGCCTGCAACGTTTGCTGCTGCAACATGCCTGCGACGCTGATCTGGTGCTGGACCTGCACTGCGACTTCGAGGCGGCCGTGCACCTCTATTGCCTGCCGCAGCACTGGAGCGAGTTGCGCCCGCTGGCGGCGCGCCTGGAGGCCGGTGCGGTGCTGACTGCTGAAGATTCCGGTGGCAGCTCTTTCGACGAGTCCTGCTCGCTGCCCTGGTTGCGCCTGGCCCAGCGATTCCCCGAAGCGTCGATTCCGCCCGCATGCATGGCGACTACTGTCGAGCTGGGCAGCATGGTTGACACCGACAAGCCGTTGGCCGAGGCCCGTGCCGAAGCCATCCTGGCCTTCCTTGCAGGCCAAGGCCTGATCAGCGGTGAATGGCCGGCAGCGCCGGACGCTTGCTGCGAGGCCACGCCGTTCGAGGGCGCCGAGTACCTTTATGCGCCGCATTCCGGTGTGGTGAGTTTCCTGCAACCCGCCGGGGCCAAGGTCAGGGCGGGCGACCCCGTGTTCGAGGTGATCGATCCGCTGGAAGACCGCCACGCTTTGGTGTGCGCTTCGGTGGATGGAGTGTTGTTCGCGCGCGAGCGGATGCGTTTCGCGCAACCTGGACTGTGGCTGGCCAAGGTGGCCGGCCGTGAACCCATTCGTCAGGGACGCCTGCTGAGCGACTGA
- the argR gene encoding transcriptional regulator ArgR yields MTAHRIAFLLWPGTKALTLALAEEALRVAQRLHPEVVYEITFLQAEPAAEGAWRLPGEAWAGKLEGQQRLFLVADEPPAQVAPALSAAIKQLMRSGCVVGAFSAGVYPLAQLGLLDGYRAAVHWRWQDDFAERFPKVIATSHLFDWDRDRLTACGGLAVLDLLLAVLARDHGAELAGAVSEELVVERIREGGERQRIPLQNRLGSSHPKLTQAVLLMEANIEEPLTTDEIAQHVCVSRRQLERIFKQYLNRVPSQYYLELRLNKARQMLMQTSKSIIQIGLSCGFSSGPHFSSAYRNFFGVTPREDRNQRRGSSPFDTQQPVAVAERG; encoded by the coding sequence ATGACTGCCCATCGAATCGCTTTTCTCCTCTGGCCCGGTACCAAGGCGCTGACCCTGGCGCTGGCGGAGGAAGCCTTGCGCGTTGCCCAGCGACTCCATCCGGAAGTGGTATACGAGATAACCTTCCTGCAGGCCGAGCCGGCCGCCGAAGGCGCCTGGCGCCTGCCCGGCGAAGCCTGGGCCGGCAAGCTCGAGGGGCAACAGCGCCTGTTCCTGGTGGCGGACGAGCCGCCGGCGCAGGTCGCTCCGGCGCTTTCCGCGGCCATCAAGCAACTGATGCGTTCCGGCTGTGTAGTCGGTGCCTTCTCTGCGGGTGTTTACCCGTTGGCGCAACTGGGGCTGCTGGACGGTTATCGCGCGGCGGTGCACTGGCGCTGGCAGGACGATTTCGCCGAGCGCTTCCCCAAGGTGATTGCAACCAGTCACCTGTTCGACTGGGACAGGGATCGCCTTACCGCATGTGGCGGCCTGGCCGTACTTGACCTGCTGCTGGCGGTGCTCGCTCGCGATCACGGGGCGGAGTTGGCTGGCGCGGTGTCCGAGGAACTGGTGGTCGAGCGCATCCGCGAGGGTGGCGAGCGCCAGCGCATTCCGCTGCAGAACCGTCTGGGCTCCAGCCATCCGAAGCTGACCCAGGCCGTGCTGCTGATGGAAGCCAATATCGAAGAGCCGCTGACGACCGACGAAATCGCCCAGCACGTCTGTGTGTCCCGTCGCCAGCTGGAGCGGATCTTCAAGCAGTACCTGAACCGGGTGCCCAGTCAGTACTACCTGGAGTTGCGCCTCAATAAAGCACGCCAGATGCTGATGCAGACCAGCAAGTCGATCATCCAGATCGGCCTGTCTTGCGGCTTCTCCTCCGGCCCGCACTTCTCCAGCGCCTACCGCAACTTCTTCGGCGTTACCCCTCGCGAAGACCGCAACCAGCGTCGTGGCTCCAGCCCCTTCGACACCCAGCAGCCGGTCGCCGTGGCCGAACGCGGCTGA
- a CDS encoding ABC transporter permease, whose product MIFDYNVIWESLPLYLGGVLVTLKLLAISLALGLTAAVPLALMRVSRQPWVNFPAWLYTYVIRGTPMLVQLFLIYYGLAQFEAVRESVLWPYLSNATFCACLAFAINTSAYTAEILAGSIKATPHGEIEAAKAMGMSRGKLYRRILLPSALRRALPQYSNEVIMMLHTTSLASIVTLIDITGAARTVNSQYYLPFEAFITAGAFYLCLTFVLVRLFKAAEHRYLAYLAPRKA is encoded by the coding sequence ATGATCTTCGACTACAACGTGATCTGGGAGAGCCTGCCGCTCTACCTTGGCGGCGTACTGGTAACCCTCAAGCTCCTGGCGATTTCCCTGGCCCTGGGTTTGACTGCGGCCGTGCCGCTGGCGCTGATGCGCGTGTCCAGGCAGCCCTGGGTGAACTTCCCGGCCTGGCTCTATACCTACGTGATCCGCGGCACCCCGATGCTGGTGCAGCTGTTCCTTATCTATTACGGCCTGGCCCAGTTCGAGGCGGTGCGCGAGAGCGTGCTCTGGCCTTACCTGTCCAATGCGACCTTCTGTGCCTGCCTGGCCTTTGCCATCAACACCAGCGCCTACACCGCAGAAATCCTCGCAGGCAGCATCAAGGCCACGCCCCATGGCGAGATCGAGGCGGCCAAGGCCATGGGCATGTCCCGCGGCAAGCTCTACCGTCGCATCCTGCTGCCGTCGGCCCTGCGTCGCGCGCTGCCGCAGTACAGCAACGAAGTCATCATGATGCTGCACACCACCAGCCTGGCGTCCATCGTGACCCTGATCGACATCACCGGCGCTGCTCGCACCGTGAACTCGCAGTACTACCTGCCGTTCGAGGCCTTCATCACCGCCGGCGCGTTCTACCTGTGCCTGACCTTCGTCCTGGTGCGGCTGTTCAAGGCTGCCGAGCACCGCTACCTGGCCTACCTGGCCCCTCGCAAGGCCTGA